The following proteins are co-located in the Amblyraja radiata isolate CabotCenter1 chromosome 8, sAmbRad1.1.pri, whole genome shotgun sequence genome:
- the cd93 gene encoding complement component C1q receptor yields the protein MLLLLLLLMLGSLSAVAGNLPLPSHTLCVADACYTAYLHRKTFHPASESCKYNGGNLATVRDAGEDALIHRLLSGFPAGRRAKSRFWLGLQLPPRHCYQHHRPLRGFQWTAGGGETAYSNWAREPLSTCTAHRCVHLVNSSSSGGGNYKWMDGSCSHAMDGYLCKFSFRGMCPRVELGGPGSVTYTPPFRAEILSSPLIPFGSLAVVSCAVGSPAQVYMLCVELAPQSYGWSKNGSFCLPASGCDLDNGGCAQTCVRGEGGDGGGGGGAGGDSHRCQCKAGYQLEADQRSCEPRDPCKGHPCQFQCVSHLLEYQCVCPPGYRLVGDGRNCEDTDECLRRPCAQLCLNIPGSFRCDCARGYALIGGRCVDLDECAGRPCHHTCLNTDGSYRCQCRAGYRLQGGAHSCADIDECGSSPCDGTCSNTMGSFECSCSPGSKLGQDGVSCLPTDRDTTPHILDTTVGDWSPTTLAPLVLHAVDSATARPGTSSAQPEETRGRLRLSNLAAETRGPDLSAVTSPSWDGDGDQVQDRSPGLSWFLRGALVSVAVLLLVLCAVGLTLCLRHRLLKKKESNAGDYYSWVQAAGQSKFRAPYVKCSRSRDNYIEIEASQTEVYAARPAEYLSHFHATIRYDATTQREREREKMIVAWVALCALASTALSESQDEEEPTPAICVDGFCYTLRREHRKFNMARSACKKDGGDAVTVRTTVAAEAVSALLQAAGAQSNSSYWLGLQLHHKTCPDNGSLLRGYRWVDGDSDTTHYTNWAPATGSTCGPRCVVVSSDELWLERQCNVKTDGVLCEYRYNGSCPSLANRTAVYHLPFGPQGSDFSALPPGTVALVSPGEEPLRCNESRDWLPVGTAPWQCRAGNGGCQHVCRDGPPPACSCHPGYRLEGDQRSCSEISPCDGVRCDHGCKVQGGSPLCVCDAGYQLDSDHKGCLDVDECLRHPCEERRCNNTLGSYTCSCSSGYRLVADGKCEDINECKEHMPCQLGNCGNTPGSFTCSCSRGFQADPADHTKCVFYCKSKECPAQCIGIHCHCPPDYIFNDDAKTCHSYEDNVAQFYPCIPTSSGSKCQCEDGYQSSEDGATCEAEESSGSPPPDGPIATDEPKGLARAGLSLAVVLGSLFAIAVLTLIFAGVGHHLLKKRGNWQTSTKYKATSLEQDVNLSQVTTGDDQKLRYTNDICNAGT from the exons atgctgctgctgctgctgttgttgatgCTCGGTTCGTTGTCAGCCGTGGCTGGGaacctgcctctgccctctcacaCGCTGTGCGTGGCCGATGCGTGTTACACGGCATACCTGCACAGGAAGACCTTCCACCCAGCCTCGGAAAGTTGCAAATACAACGGAGGCAATCTGGCCACCGTCAGGGACGCCGGCGAAGACGCGCTGATCCACCGACTCTTGTCCGGGTTCCCCGCCGGCCGGCGGGCGAAGAGTAGGTTCTGGCTGGGGCTCCAACTACCCCCGAGGCACTGCTACCAACACCACCGGCCGCTGAGAGGCTTCCAGTGGACGGCCGGGGGAGGGGAGACGGCTTATTCCAACTGGGCGAGGGAGCCTTTGAGCACTTGCACGGCGCACAGGTGCGTCCACCTAGTGAACAGCTCCAGCTCCGGCGGCGGCAACTACAAGTGGATGGACGGGTCCTGCAGCCACGCTATGGACGGTTACCTGTGCAAGTTCAGCTTCAGGGGTATGTGCCCGCGGGTGGAGCTGGGCGGCCCGGGCTCGGTCACCTACACCCCGCCGTTCAGGGCCGAGATCCTCTCCTCGCCTCTCATCCCCTTCGGTTCCCTGGCGGTCGTGTCGTGCGCCGTGGGCTCGCCTGCCCAGGTCTACATGCTGTGCGTGGAACTGGCGCCGCAGAGTTACGGCTGGTCGAAGAACGGCTCCTTCTGTCTCCCCGCTTCAGGCTGCGACCTGGACAACGGCGGGTGCGCTCAGACCTGcgtgagaggagaagggggagacggtggtggaggtggtggggCAGGAGGAGATAGCCACCGATGCCAGTGCAAGGCTGGGTACCAGCTGGAAGCCGACCAGCGCTCCTGTGAGCCGCGGGACCCGTGCAAGGGCCACCCGTGCCAGTTCCAGTGCGTGAGCCACCTGTTGGAGTACCAGTGCGTCTGCCCGCCGGGTTACCGGTTGGTGGGGGACGGGCGCAATTGCGAGGACACGGACGAGTGTCTGCGCCGACCTTGCGCCCAGCTCTGCCTCAACATCCCGGGGAGCTTTCGCTGCGACTGCGCCCGGGGCTACGCGCTGATCGGTGGCCGCTGCGTGGACCTGGACGAGTGCGCCGGCCGCCCCTGCCACCACACCTGCCTCAACACCGACGGTTCCTACCGGTGCCAGTGCAGAGCCGGCTACCGGCTCCAAGGAGGCGCTCACTCCTGCGCCGACATCGACGAGTGCGGGTCCAGCCCCTGCGATGGGACTTGCTCCAACACGATGGGCAGCTTCGAGTGTTCCTGCAGCCCGGGGAGCAAGCTGGGGCAAGACGGAGTGAGCTGTCTCCCGACGGACCgggacaccaccccccacatcttGGACACCACGGTGGGAGACTGGAGTCCCACAACACTCGCTCCTCTGGTGCTCCACGCTGTTGACTCGGCCACCGCTCGCCCTGGGACCTCCTCCGCTCAGCCAGAAGAAACCAGAGGTCGTCTCAGGCTCAGCAACTTGGCGGCGGAGACGCGTGGCCCGGACTTGTCCGCCGTTACTTCTCCCAgctgggacggggacggggaccaGGTCCAGGACCGCTCCCCCGGCCTGTCGTGGTTCCTGAGGGGCGCGCTGGTCTCTGTCGCCGTCCTCCTGCTAGTCCTGTGCGCGGTGGGGCTCACCCTGTGCCTTCGCCACCGGCTGctcaagaagaaagagagcaacgCCGGGGACTACTACAGCTGGGTTCAAGCGGCGGGGCAATCCAAATTCAGGGCTCCGTATGTCAAGTGCAGCCGCTCAAGGGACAACTACATCGAGATTGAAGCCAGTCAAACCGAAGTAT atgctgcccggcctgctgaATATCTATCACACTTCCATGCCACGATACGATACGATGCCACCACACAg agagagagagagagagagaagatgatTGTGGCTTGGGTCGCCCTTTGCGCTTTGGCGTCCACGGCGCTTTCTGAATCGCAGGACGAGGAAGAGCCGACGCCGGCCATCTGTGTGGACGGTTTCTGCTACACTTTGCGGAGGGAGCACAGGAAGTTTAACATGGCCCGGAGCGCCTGCAAGAAGGACGGGGGAGATGCGGTGACCGTGCGGACCACGGTGGCGGCCGAGGCCGTCTCGGCGCTGCTGCAGGCGGCCGGCGCTCAGTCCAACTCCAGCTACTGGCTGGGTCTGCAACTCCACCACAAGACGTGCCCCGACAACGGCAGCCTCTTGCGGGGCTACCGCTGGGTGGACGGGGACAGCGACACGACCCACTACACCAACTGGGCTCCGGCGACGGGCTCCACCTGCGGACCCCGCTGCGTGGTGGTCTCCAGCGACGAGCTGTGGCTGGAGCGGCAGTGCAACGTGAAGACGGACGGGGTGCTGTGCGAGTACCGCTACAACGGCAGCTGCCCCAGCCTGGCCAACCGCACCGCCGTCTACCACCTGCCCTTCGGCCCGCAGGGCTCGGACTTCTCCGCGCTGCCCCCTGGCACCGTGGCCCTGGTCAGCCCGGGCGAGGAGCCGCTGAGATGCAACGAAAGTCGGGACTGGCTGCCCGTGGGCACGGCTCCTTGGCAATGCCGGGCGGGGAACGGGGGTTGCCAGCACGTTTGCCGCGACGGGCCGCCGCCGGCTTGCAGCTGCCACCCGGGGTACCGGTTGGAGGGGGACCAGCGGAGCTGCAGCGAGATAAGCCCGTGCGATGGGGTGAGGTGCGATCATGGCTGCAAGGTGCAGGGCGGCTCGCCGCTCTGCGTCTGCGATGCCGGCTACCAGCTGGACTCCGACCACAAGGGCTGTTTGGACGTGGACGAGTGTCTGCGGCATCCCTGCGAAGAGAGGAGGTGCAATAACACATTGGGTAGCTACACATGCAGCTGCTCCAGCGGCTACCGGCTGGTCGCGGACGGCAAATGCGAGGACATCAACGAGTGCAAGGAACACATGCCGTGCCAGCTCGGCAATTGCGGCAACACGCCGGGAAGTTTCACTTGCTCCTGCTCGCGCGGCTTCCAGGCTGATCCCGCGGACCACACCAAGTGCGTCTTCTATTGCAAATCCAAGGAGTGCCCGGCCCAATGCATCGGTATCCACTGTCACTGCCCGCCCGATTACATTTTCAACGACGACGCGAAGACCTGCCACAGCTACGAGGACAACGTAGCTCAATTCTACCCCTGCATCCCCACCTCCAGCGGCTCCAAGTGCCAATGCGAGGACGGCTACCAATCGTCTGAAGACGGGGCCACATGCGAGGCGGAAGAAAGCTCCGGCTCTCCCCCGCCTGACGGCCCCATTGCCACCGACGAGCCAAAGGGCCTGGCCAGAGCCGGCTTGTCCTTGGCGGTCGTCCTCGGCAGCCTGTTCGCCATCGCCGTGTTGACTTTGATCTTCGCCGGGGTGGGACACCACCTGCTCAAGAAAAGGGGCAATTGGCAGACGTCCACCAAGTACAAGGCGACCAGCTTGGAGCAAGACGTGAATCTCAGCCAGGTCACCACTGGCGACGATCAGAAACTGCGGTACACCAACGACATTTGCAACGCGGGGACCTGA